A region of Frederiksenia canicola DNA encodes the following proteins:
- a CDS encoding nicotinate phosphoribosyltransferase has protein sequence MYTSNLANLLLNVDSYKASHWLQYPPETQYLSYYIEARSGELDVVMFGLQAFIKEYLSKPITQQDIDEAEQLLTAHGLPFNRAGWQRILQKYAGKLPLVIEAVPEGTVLPVGNVVCQIRNTDPEFFWLVGYLETALLRAVWYPSTVASVSYFCKQNIRDALVKSADHLDGLDFQLHDFGARGASSLETVALGGLAHLVNFKGTDSVSALVAANRWYHADAIAAFSIPAAEHSTITAWGRENEVNAYKNMVEQFAGEGKIYAVVSDSYDLWNALEHLWGNELKQLVEQRGGRLVIRPDSGEPTEVVCRCLEILAEKFGYTVNSKGYKVLPDFIRIIQGDGINRHSLPLILDAIMQKGFSVENVNFGMGGGLLQQINRDTMGWAMKASSICIADQWRDIYKDPITSQSKRSKKGVLALVKEQNGWKTIQQAELGERTNQLRPIFHNGELLVDDNLETIRHRVNMG, from the coding sequence ATGTATACTTCCAATCTGGCGAATCTCTTACTGAATGTGGATAGCTATAAAGCATCACATTGGCTGCAGTATCCTCCCGAAACCCAATACCTTTCTTACTATATTGAAGCTCGTAGCGGCGAATTGGATGTCGTTATGTTTGGTTTGCAAGCTTTTATCAAAGAATACCTTTCTAAGCCAATTACACAGCAAGATATTGATGAAGCTGAACAACTTTTAACGGCTCATGGGCTACCGTTTAACCGAGCTGGTTGGCAACGCATTTTGCAAAAATATGCGGGGAAGTTACCGCTTGTTATTGAAGCGGTGCCTGAAGGCACCGTGCTTCCCGTAGGGAATGTGGTTTGCCAAATTCGTAATACCGATCCTGAATTTTTTTGGTTGGTTGGCTATTTAGAAACAGCTTTACTCCGTGCGGTGTGGTATCCCTCAACGGTGGCAAGTGTCTCTTATTTCTGTAAACAAAACATTCGAGATGCACTGGTGAAATCAGCAGACCATTTAGACGGGCTTGATTTTCAGCTACATGATTTCGGTGCACGTGGTGCATCAAGTTTAGAAACCGTGGCGTTAGGTGGCTTGGCTCATTTGGTCAATTTCAAAGGCACTGATAGTGTCTCAGCATTGGTGGCGGCGAATCGTTGGTATCACGCTGATGCGATTGCCGCTTTCTCGATTCCCGCTGCAGAACATAGCACGATTACTGCTTGGGGCAGAGAAAATGAAGTCAATGCCTACAAAAATATGGTTGAGCAGTTTGCTGGAGAAGGAAAGATTTATGCTGTTGTTTCAGATAGTTATGACTTATGGAATGCGTTAGAGCACCTTTGGGGCAATGAGCTCAAGCAACTTGTTGAACAACGTGGTGGGCGGTTAGTGATTCGCCCTGATAGTGGTGAACCGACAGAAGTCGTTTGTCGTTGTCTCGAAATTTTGGCTGAAAAATTTGGTTATACGGTAAATAGTAAGGGTTACAAAGTATTGCCTGATTTTATTCGAATTATTCAAGGCGATGGCATTAATCGCCATTCGCTGCCACTGATTTTAGATGCCATTATGCAGAAAGGATTCAGCGTTGAGAATGTTAATTTTGGTATGGGCGGTGGGCTATTGCAACAAATCAATCGAGATACAATGGGCTGGGCGATGAAAGCCAGCAGTATTTGTATTGCGGATCAATGGCGGGATATTTATAAAGATCCAATCACAAGCCAATCAAAGCGATCTAAAAAAGGTGTTCTTGCATTAGTCAAAGAACAGAATGGTTGGAAAACCATTCAACAAGCAGAATTAGGCGAAAGAACCAACCAACTTCGCCCTATTTTTCACAATGGTGAGCTGCTTGTGGATGACAACTTAGAGACGATTCGTCATCGGGTCAACATGGGCTAA
- the gmhB gene encoding D-glycero-beta-D-manno-heptose 1,7-bisphosphate 7-phosphatase — protein MGNKAIFLDRDGTINIDHGYVHQIDDFQFIDGVIEAMLKLKQKGYLLVLVTNQSGIARGYFSEDQFLQLTEWFDWSLADRGVDFDGIYYCPHHPEGQGEYREECDCRKPKAGMFTQAIADLNIDPTQSIMVGDKLEDLLAAENAGVKTKILVRTGKAVTPEAEAKADKVLDSLADLPAWL, from the coding sequence ATGGGGAATAAAGCCATTTTTTTGGATCGTGATGGTACGATCAATATCGATCACGGCTATGTGCATCAAATTGATGATTTTCAGTTTATTGATGGCGTGATTGAGGCCATGTTGAAACTCAAGCAGAAAGGCTATTTGTTGGTGCTAGTCACGAACCAATCAGGCATCGCTCGTGGCTACTTTAGCGAAGATCAATTTCTACAACTGACCGAATGGTTTGACTGGTCCCTTGCGGATAGGGGGGTAGATTTTGACGGCATTTACTACTGCCCGCACCACCCAGAAGGACAGGGAGAATATCGGGAAGAGTGCGATTGCCGTAAACCCAAAGCGGGCATGTTCACCCAAGCGATTGCTGATCTGAATATTGATCCTACCCAGTCGATTATGGTCGGCGATAAATTAGAAGATTTGCTCGCTGCCGAAAATGCGGGCGTAAAAACCAAAATTTTGGTTCGCACAGGCAAAGCGGTAACCCCGGAAGCCGAAGCGAAAGCCGATAAAGTCTTGGATAGCTTGGCAGATTTGCCTGCGTGGCTGTGA
- the bcp gene encoding thioredoxin-dependent thiol peroxidase gives MNTLKIGDLAPEFTLLDQNNSSVSLSQFRGKRVLVYFYPKALTPGCTTQACGLRDSKAELDELNVVVLGISPDQPKKLAQFVEKKGLNFTLLSDPEHQIAEAFGVWGEKKFLGKTYNGIHRISFLVDASGRIEAVFDKFKTSEHHQMIVDFVKGQQHGE, from the coding sequence ATGAATACCCTCAAAATCGGCGATCTCGCCCCTGAATTTACGTTGTTGGATCAAAATAATTCTTCCGTTTCATTAAGCCAATTTCGTGGTAAGCGAGTATTGGTCTATTTTTACCCAAAAGCGTTAACCCCAGGCTGTACTACGCAGGCGTGTGGGCTGCGAGATAGCAAAGCAGAGTTGGATGAATTAAATGTGGTGGTGCTTGGTATCAGCCCTGATCAGCCGAAAAAACTGGCACAATTTGTCGAGAAAAAAGGGCTAAATTTCACATTGTTATCCGATCCCGAACACCAAATTGCAGAAGCCTTTGGGGTGTGGGGGGAGAAGAAGTTCCTAGGCAAAACCTATAATGGCATTCATCGTATCAGCTTTTTGGTGGATGCAAGTGGCCGAATTGAAGCGGTATTTGACAAATTCAAAACGTCGGAACATCACCAGATGATCGTTGATTTTGTAAAAGGACAGCAACATGGGGAATAA
- the moeA gene encoding molybdopterin molybdotransferase MoeA: MSLLSLSQALEQMLKALPKPTETETLPLSQVANRVLAEAVYSPINVPSFDNSAMDGYAVNLQHFSENQPLVVAGKAFAGLPFTQPISSGQCVRIMTGAKIPEGCDAVIMQEDSVQNADGSVSFTRTPKPNENIRRAGEDVQQGALVLAEGTPLSVVTLPLLASLGITGVTVFRRLKVAILSTGDELVSVGEPLQDGQIYDTNRFTVRLLLEKLHCEVIDYGILPDDPALFEQTFTEAQNQADVLITSGGVSVGEADFTKTVLEKLGKIGFWKIAMKPGKPFAFGKLQNAYFFGLPGNPVSALVTFYQLVQPALMKLSGLNADRIANFSPNLTACSAENLKKAVGRQDFQRGFYYANENGELEVRTVGNQSSHIFSAFHDSNCFIVLEQMRGNVEKGEKVIIQPFNNLLK, translated from the coding sequence ATGTCCCTACTTTCTTTATCCCAAGCCCTTGAGCAGATGCTCAAGGCATTGCCGAAGCCGACGGAAACTGAAACGTTACCGTTGAGCCAAGTAGCAAATCGTGTGTTGGCGGAGGCGGTTTATTCGCCGATCAATGTGCCCAGTTTTGATAATTCTGCGATGGACGGCTATGCGGTCAATTTGCAACATTTCAGCGAAAACCAACCGCTTGTGGTAGCGGGCAAAGCCTTTGCAGGGCTGCCATTTACCCAGCCGATCTCTTCAGGGCAATGTGTGCGGATTATGACTGGAGCAAAAATCCCCGAGGGCTGTGATGCGGTGATTATGCAAGAAGACAGCGTGCAAAACGCCGATGGCTCAGTCAGTTTCACTCGTACACCAAAGCCGAACGAAAACATTCGACGAGCAGGCGAAGATGTGCAACAAGGGGCGTTAGTATTGGCGGAAGGCACGCCATTGAGTGTGGTAACTCTGCCACTATTGGCATCGCTGGGAATTACCGGTGTGACCGTTTTCCGCCGCTTGAAAGTGGCGATTTTATCAACGGGCGATGAATTAGTCAGCGTAGGTGAGCCGTTGCAAGACGGGCAAATTTACGACACCAATCGCTTTACCGTCCGTTTATTGTTGGAAAAATTGCATTGTGAGGTGATCGATTACGGCATTTTGCCCGACGATCCTGCTTTATTTGAACAAACCTTCACCGAAGCTCAAAACCAAGCAGATGTGCTGATTACCAGTGGTGGTGTGTCGGTCGGTGAAGCGGATTTTACCAAAACGGTGCTGGAAAAACTCGGTAAAATCGGCTTCTGGAAAATCGCAATGAAGCCAGGCAAACCGTTCGCATTTGGCAAATTGCAAAATGCTTACTTCTTCGGTTTGCCAGGCAATCCCGTTTCTGCCTTGGTTACCTTTTATCAGTTAGTGCAACCTGCGTTAATGAAACTCTCAGGCTTGAATGCCGATAGAATTGCAAATTTCTCGCCAAATCTGACCGCTTGTAGTGCCGAAAACTTGAAAAAAGCCGTCGGCCGCCAAGATTTCCAACGGGGATTTTATTACGCTAACGAAAACGGTGAATTAGAAGTCCGAACCGTTGGCAACCAAAGCTCACATATTTTCAGTGCATTCCATGACAGCAACTGTTTTATCGTACTGGAACAGATGCGTGGCAATGTTGAAAAAGGCGAAAAAGTGATTATTCAGCCGTTTAACAATTTATTAAAATAA
- a CDS encoding MarC family protein yields MFDSLVVQFVVLWAVIDPIGSIPVYLAKTIGLSPDDRRKIARNAVVIAAGILLFFLVMGQWLLEAMQIPLSAFQIAGGLVLLLFALSMIFGESKPDQEIKMKSNLSELAVYPLAVPSIASPGAMMAVVLLTDNHRYNLGEQFVTAGIMLAILLIAYLLFLIANRIQHLIGNAGAAIISRVMGLILCAVAINNILLGLRDFVQQMSAVAS; encoded by the coding sequence ATGTTTGACTCATTAGTGGTACAGTTTGTGGTACTTTGGGCGGTCATCGACCCGATTGGTTCCATTCCTGTCTATTTGGCCAAAACGATCGGACTTTCGCCAGATGATCGCCGTAAAATCGCCCGTAATGCGGTTGTGATTGCGGCGGGGATTTTACTCTTTTTCTTAGTAATGGGACAATGGTTACTTGAGGCGATGCAAATTCCGCTCTCAGCCTTCCAGATCGCGGGCGGATTGGTGCTGTTGCTGTTTGCGTTGTCGATGATTTTTGGCGAAAGTAAGCCCGACCAAGAAATTAAAATGAAAAGCAATTTGAGCGAATTGGCGGTGTATCCCCTTGCGGTGCCATCTATCGCTTCCCCTGGGGCGATGATGGCGGTAGTGCTTTTGACCGACAACCACCGCTATAATTTAGGTGAACAGTTCGTCACCGCAGGGATTATGTTGGCCATTTTGTTGATTGCCTACCTGCTATTTCTCATCGCAAACCGTATTCAACACTTAATTGGCAATGCGGGAGCGGCGATTATCAGTCGGGTAATGGGCTTGATTTTGTGTGCTGTGGCGATCAACAACATCTTGCTCGGCTTGCGAGATTTTGTGCAGCAGATGTCAGCTGTCGCATCATAA
- a CDS encoding ABC transporter ATP-binding protein has product MIFFTDLTLKRGQTVLLENANATIHTGQKVGLVGKNGCGKSSLLSLLKKEMSAEGGEAKYPHNWALAWVNQETPALDISAIDYVIQGDREYTALNAQLAEANANNDGNLIAILHAQLDTIDAWTIHARAATLLNGLGFATEQLSLPVKSFSGGWRMRLNLAQALICRSDLLLLDEPTNHLDLDAVIWLERWLTNYRGTLLLISHDRDFLDPIIDRVLHIEQYKLNDYTGNYSSFEIQRATKLAQQQSAYQQQQQKITHLQRFIDRFKAKASKAKQAQSRVKALEKMELIAPAYADSPFSFSFREPLSLPSPLLSMEKVSAGYDGRTVLHSVKLNLVPGSRIGLLGRNGAGKSTLIKLLAGEIDAQSGQTQLAKGVQLGYFAQHQLDTLRAEESALWHLARLAPQQTEQELRNYLGGFDFHGDKVKQAVKSFSGGEKARLVLALIVWQRPNLLLLDEPTNHLDLEMRQALTEALTQYEGSLVIVSHDRHLLRSTVNEFYLVHDGKVDEFKGDLDDYQKWLNEQNALLESSKKAEFAKNSVELTACHDNSAATRKEQKRLEAERRQQAAPLRKKLTQLENNLEKLTACLADLETALASPELYEAENKAKLTETLTKQVDTKKQLEAVEMEWLELQSELEEMVNR; this is encoded by the coding sequence ATGATTTTCTTTACTGATTTAACTTTAAAACGTGGGCAAACGGTTTTGCTCGAAAATGCGAATGCCACTATTCATACGGGGCAAAAAGTGGGGCTGGTCGGCAAAAATGGCTGTGGCAAGTCCTCATTACTATCCCTACTTAAAAAAGAGATGAGTGCGGAAGGTGGCGAAGCGAAATATCCGCACAACTGGGCGTTGGCATGGGTGAATCAAGAAACACCCGCACTAGATATTTCGGCGATTGATTATGTCATTCAAGGCGATCGAGAATACACCGCCTTAAATGCTCAACTTGCTGAAGCCAATGCCAACAATGACGGCAATTTGATCGCGATCCTGCACGCTCAGCTCGACACCATTGATGCCTGGACAATCCACGCCCGTGCTGCCACCTTACTCAACGGCTTAGGGTTTGCCACAGAACAGCTATCACTGCCAGTGAAATCTTTTTCGGGCGGTTGGCGAATGCGGCTAAACCTCGCTCAAGCGTTGATTTGTCGTTCAGATTTATTACTGTTAGACGAACCCACCAACCACTTGGATTTAGATGCGGTGATTTGGCTTGAACGTTGGCTGACAAATTATCGTGGCACGCTGTTGCTGATTTCCCACGACCGTGACTTTCTCGATCCAATTATCGATCGCGTGCTGCATATCGAACAGTATAAATTGAACGATTACACGGGCAATTATTCATCTTTTGAAATTCAACGAGCAACCAAACTGGCTCAACAGCAATCTGCTTATCAGCAACAGCAGCAAAAAATTACTCATTTACAGCGTTTTATCGATCGCTTTAAAGCGAAAGCGAGTAAGGCAAAACAAGCACAAAGCCGTGTGAAAGCCTTGGAAAAAATGGAACTGATTGCCCCCGCTTACGCCGACAGTCCATTCTCGTTCAGTTTCCGTGAACCACTTTCGCTACCAAGCCCACTGCTATCAATGGAAAAAGTCAGTGCGGGCTATGATGGACGCACGGTATTGCACTCAGTCAAGCTCAATTTAGTCCCCGGTTCTCGCATCGGTTTGCTCGGTCGCAATGGAGCTGGGAAATCAACCTTGATCAAACTGCTCGCAGGGGAAATTGATGCACAATCCGGGCAGACACAACTTGCCAAGGGCGTGCAGCTTGGCTACTTCGCCCAACATCAGCTCGATACGTTGCGAGCCGAGGAAAGTGCCTTGTGGCATCTCGCTCGCCTTGCACCCCAACAAACGGAACAAGAGCTGCGAAACTATCTCGGCGGCTTTGATTTCCACGGCGATAAAGTCAAACAAGCGGTAAAATCATTTTCAGGCGGTGAAAAAGCCCGTTTGGTACTGGCGTTAATTGTATGGCAACGCCCGAATTTACTGCTGCTTGACGAACCAACTAACCACTTGGATTTGGAGATGCGTCAAGCCCTGACCGAAGCCCTCACCCAATATGAAGGCTCGCTGGTGATTGTTTCCCACGACCGCCATTTGCTACGCAGCACCGTGAATGAATTTTATCTGGTTCACGATGGCAAAGTGGATGAATTTAAAGGCGATTTAGACGACTACCAAAAATGGCTGAACGAACAAAATGCCTTGCTTGAAAGTAGCAAAAAAGCGGAATTTGCAAAAAATTCAGTGGAACTGACCGCTTGTCACGATAATTCCGCCGCGACTCGCAAAGAGCAAAAACGCCTTGAAGCCGAACGTCGCCAACAAGCAGCACCACTACGCAAAAAACTGACGCAGTTGGAAAACAATCTGGAAAAACTGACCGCTTGCTTAGCTGATCTGGAAACCGCTCTCGCCAGCCCTGAGCTTTACGAAGCGGAAAACAAAGCCAAATTGACAGAAACGCTCACCAAACAAGTAGACACGAAAAAACAGCTTGAAGCAGTCGAAATGGAATGGCTCGAATTGCAAAGTGAGTTAGAAGAAATGGTTAACCGTTAA
- a CDS encoding M15 family metallopeptidase: MKKYFVLLSICCSVEALANHASCLAAAYSAVEKVDEQTIQFANGQQMKIGEKSSLPFSQLLQNATLADQLSQRYPLTFSVPKQYQDAGRIRNELFFKHLYGFNQQEIKKNLVSVYWAPSKSSVQFNRNNGASEQLQKVGNEIAQYPDLISYVNKSLGSFHFRKIAGTTRLSTHSFGIAIDFQLPKPLHKYWRWDGCKSEDQPCPFPNVLMEDEKLKRIVMIFEKHGFIWGGKWASYDSVHFEYRPELLIAACR; this comes from the coding sequence ATGAAAAAATATTTTGTGTTGCTAAGTATCTGCTGTTCTGTGGAAGCCTTGGCAAATCATGCAAGCTGTTTAGCCGCAGCCTATTCTGCCGTGGAAAAGGTTGATGAACAAACGATTCAATTTGCAAACGGTCAGCAGATGAAAATCGGTGAGAAATCGTCTTTACCTTTTAGTCAGCTATTACAGAATGCCACATTGGCCGATCAGCTTTCGCAGCGTTATCCATTAACATTCAGTGTGCCGAAGCAATATCAAGATGCAGGACGAATTCGTAATGAATTGTTTTTTAAGCATTTATATGGATTTAACCAACAGGAGATCAAGAAGAATCTGGTTTCTGTATATTGGGCTCCAAGCAAATCATCAGTGCAATTTAATCGAAACAATGGAGCGAGTGAGCAGTTACAAAAAGTCGGCAATGAAATTGCTCAGTACCCTGATCTAATCAGCTATGTGAATAAATCATTAGGCAGTTTTCATTTTCGAAAAATTGCAGGCACTACTCGGCTTAGTACGCATAGTTTTGGCATTGCAATTGATTTCCAACTTCCAAAGCCGTTACATAAATATTGGCGTTGGGATGGGTGTAAATCAGAAGATCAGCCTTGCCCTTTTCCAAACGTATTGATGGAAGACGAAAAACTGAAACGAATTGTGATGATTTTTGAAAAACACGGCTTCATTTGGGGTGGGAAATGGGCAAGTTATGATTCAGTGCATTTTGAATATCGCCCAGAGCTACTGATTGCAGCATGTCGGTAG
- the menC gene encoding o-succinylbenzoate synthase, giving the protein MKTAELYRYQIPIETGVVLRHRRLKCREGLLLCLRENGNTGWGEIAPLPEFSQEDLITAEQQTRTWIADWLLQKKAEIEPLAPSVAFGISCALAELRNTLGDHGNYRTAPLCYGDPDALYAKLNRIEGEKVAKMKVGLYEANRDGLLAEMCLTAIPDLKLRLDANRMWTLEKALLFARKISLENRKRIQFIEEPCQTADLSRQFAAETGIAIAWDESVREPDFVVKKEPNLAACVIKPTLVGSIEKCVKLIEQIHQQGMTAVISSSIESSLGLTQLARLAHQYTPNTTPGLDTLNLMQSQLLRSWQGSDLPIADLNSPFITKLAI; this is encoded by the coding sequence ATGAAAACCGCTGAACTCTACCGCTACCAAATTCCGATTGAAACGGGCGTGGTATTGCGCCATCGCCGTTTGAAATGCCGAGAAGGGCTTCTACTTTGCTTGCGAGAGAATGGTAATACCGGCTGGGGAGAGATTGCTCCGTTGCCTGAATTTAGCCAAGAAGACTTGATCACCGCAGAGCAACAAACTCGAACTTGGATCGCAGACTGGCTTTTGCAAAAAAAGGCCGAGATCGAACCGCTTGCACCGAGTGTCGCCTTTGGGATTAGCTGTGCGTTGGCGGAATTGCGGAATACATTGGGCGACCACGGCAATTATCGCACCGCACCGCTCTGCTATGGCGATCCTGATGCACTTTATGCCAAATTAAACCGAATAGAAGGTGAAAAAGTCGCCAAAATGAAAGTCGGCTTGTATGAGGCGAATCGTGATGGCTTACTGGCGGAAATGTGCTTAACCGCTATTCCTGATTTGAAATTACGCCTTGATGCCAACCGAATGTGGACGCTCGAAAAAGCGTTGCTGTTCGCCCGTAAAATTTCTCTGGAAAATCGAAAACGCATTCAATTTATTGAAGAACCTTGCCAAACCGCTGATCTTTCACGCCAATTTGCCGCAGAAACTGGCATTGCGATTGCGTGGGACGAAAGCGTGCGAGAGCCTGATTTTGTGGTAAAAAAAGAGCCAAATCTGGCCGCTTGTGTTATCAAACCAACCTTAGTTGGATCTATCGAAAAATGTGTCAAGCTGATCGAACAGATTCATCAGCAAGGAATGACCGCAGTGATTAGCTCAAGTATTGAATCAAGCCTTGGACTGACGCAACTCGCCCGCCTTGCTCATCAATATACCCCGAATACAACACCTGGATTAGATACGCTCAATTTAATGCAATCACAACTCTTGCGATCCTGGCAAGGTAGTGATTTGCCGATTGCCGATCTAAACAGCCCGTTTATTACTAAACTGGCTATATAA
- a CDS encoding lipoprotein HlpB → MTKFTKISAAALFALFLTACDKPADKAAEPAKQETKQTMEAPKPEATPAPAATVTETPKAEEAKADMSADAQGVEDFKKLLEWNQSQEVMLAQAQAELQQSVASQDKAKVEEAFKAFKGKVDEVLKSLDSLEIKNQEVNAFKAKTKESLMLSSDLITDSVKVMTAPTPEAQAAIQEKAQKLMLLGAELQKSQIELQNKFAK, encoded by the coding sequence ATGACTAAATTTACTAAAATCAGTGCGGCAGCACTTTTTGCTCTTTTCTTAACCGCTTGCGACAAACCAGCAGATAAAGCCGCCGAGCCAGCAAAACAAGAAACCAAGCAAACAATGGAAGCACCGAAACCTGAAGCGACACCAGCTCCAGCAGCAACGGTAACAGAAACACCAAAAGCAGAAGAGGCGAAAGCAGATATGTCTGCGGATGCACAAGGCGTGGAAGATTTCAAAAAATTACTTGAGTGGAACCAATCTCAAGAAGTGATGCTAGCTCAGGCACAAGCTGAACTTCAACAAAGTGTGGCATCACAAGATAAAGCGAAAGTAGAAGAAGCCTTCAAGGCATTCAAAGGCAAAGTAGATGAAGTCCTAAAAAGCTTAGATTCACTTGAAATCAAAAACCAAGAAGTGAATGCATTTAAAGCAAAAACTAAAGAAAGCTTAATGTTATCAAGCGATTTAATCACAGACTCAGTGAAAGTGATGACCGCTCCAACACCAGAAGCTCAAGCGGCAATTCAAGAAAAAGCTCAAAAATTGATGCTTTTAGGGGCAGAATTACAAAAATCGCAAATCGAATTACAAAATAAATTCGCAAAATAA